The following are encoded in a window of Peromyscus maniculatus bairdii isolate BWxNUB_F1_BW_parent chromosome X, HU_Pman_BW_mat_3.1, whole genome shotgun sequence genomic DNA:
- the Gprasp2 gene encoding G-protein coupled receptor-associated sorting protein 2 yields the protein MTGAEIETGSQAKPDKKPQEEVMGGADRESEVPMVVRPKVRPQAPATSGARPKTESKSSSRARPKTEPHSGSGTRPKNGAQALPGARPRSEAQVMTGARPKTDTRAVGGARPKTEAKPIPGARPKDDAQAWAQREAMSRAGRAPLSNAVTWPLVNAESDSSSVTKSKSLSMDRELVNMNREPFPGTQGQAGIQPWFGPGEGANSGSWCYPRPRAREETSNESGFWSADETSTMSSFWTGEETNIRSWPREETNTRSRHRAKHQTNARSRPRSKQEPYIDSWSGSEDEAGNPFCFWAGENTNDLFRPRGREEANVRPKIRTKREDYFESESEDEFYKESWFLPGEEANRFRRRDKEESNNILKNRNQNDVENSDRAKQESRFEEEVIIGSWFWAEQETGLEAGASAICESEPGAEEGAIGGSLFWTEEKPTLGAAAREEVRPEPEEEAIFGSWFWDRDEACFDLNPTPVYKAKSRFRNSAEELNVASRPKTWDEVTVEFKPGICRGLGFPFRIPEGDSENTEAKAKNAELGAEGEEQESGPQPDLPEPEFPFQYDPSYRSVQEIRAHLKAKESADPANWSCTCIQCELKIGSAEFEELLLLMDKIRDPFIHEISKIAMGMRTASQFTRDFIRDSGVVSLIETLMNYPSSRVRTNFLENMIHMAPPYPNLNMIETFICQVCEETLAHGVNSLEQLTGIRMLRHLTITTDYHTLIANYVSGFLTLLTTGNARTKFHVLKMLLNLSENPMVAKKLFSAKALSIFVGLFNIEETNDNIQIVIKMFQNISNIVKSGAMSLIDDDFSLEPLVSAFHEFEELAKRLQIQIDNQNDPEEGQ from the coding sequence ATGACTGGGGCAGAAattgagactgggtctcaggCCAAACCTGATAAGAAGCCTCAGGAAGAGGTTATGGGTGGGGCTGATCGAGAAAGTGAAGTCCCTATGGTGGTCAGACCCAAAGTCAGGCCCCAGGCTCCCGCAACAAGTGGAGCACGGCCCAAAACTGAATCGAAATCTTCATCTCGGGCAAGGCCTAAAACTGAGCCCCATTCAGGGTCTGGAACCAGACCTAAAAATGGTGCCCAGGCACTGCCTGGAGCAAGGCCTAGATCTGAGGCCCAGGTAATGACTGGTGCCAGGCCCAAAACTGATACCAGGGCAGTAGGTGGTGCTCGCCCTAAGACTGAGGCCAAGCCAATCCCGGGAGCAAGGCCTAAGGATGATGCCCAAGCATGGGCCCAGAGAGAGGCAATGTCACGGGCTGGGAGAGCACCATTATCTAATGCTGTCACATGGCCACTGGTCAATGCTGAGTCTGACTCTTCATCAGTTACTAAATCTAAGAGTCTGTCTATGGATAGAGAACTGGTCAATATGAACAGGGAACCCTTTCCTGGGACCCAGGGTCAGGCTGGAATCCAGCCCTGGTTTGGACCAGGAGAGGGGGCTAATTCGGGTTCTTGGTGCTAtcccaggcccagagccagggagGAGACTTCTAATGAGTCTGGGTTTTGGTCAGCAGATGAAACCTCTACAATGTCTTCTTTCTGGACTGGAGAGGAGACCAATATCAGATCATGGCCCAGGGAAGAGACAAACACTAGGTCCAGACACAGGGCTAAACATCAGACTAATGCCAGGTCCAGGCCCAGGTCCAAACAAGAGCCCTATATTGATTCTTGGTCTGGGTCTGAGGATGAGGCGGGGAACCCATTCTGCTTTTGGGCTGGAGAAAACACCAATGACTTGTTTAGGCCCAGAGGCAGGGAAGAGGCAAACGTGAGACCTAAGATCAGGACAAAGAGGGAGGACTATTTTGAATCTGAATCTGAAGATGAGTTCTATAAAGAGTCCTGGTTTttgcctggggaagaagctaatAGATTCAGGCGCAGAGACAAGGAAGAGTCTAATAACATCTTAAAAAACAGGAACCAAAACGATGTTGAAAACAGTGACAGGGCCAAACAAGAATCCAGGTTTGAGGAGGAAGTGATTATTGGGTCCTGGTTCTGGGCAGAACAAGAGACTGGTTTGGAGGCTGGAGCTTCAGCAATCTGTGAATCTGAACCAGGGGCTGAAGAGGGAGCCATTGGTGGATCTTTGTTCTGGACCGAAGAAAAGCCCACTTTGGGGGCTGCGGCCAGAGAGGAGGTCAGGCCCGAGCCTGAAGAAGAGGCCATATTTGGGTCCTGGTTCTGGGATAGAGATGAGGCCTGCTTTGACCTAAATCCCACCCCTGTGTACAAGGCTAAGAGCAGGTTCAGAAATTCAGCTGAGGAGCTTAATGTAGCATCTAGGCCCAAAACCTGGGATGAAGTTACTGTTGAATTCAAACCTGGTATTTGCCGTGGGCTTGGCTTCCCCTTTAGAATCCCGGAAGGGGATTCTGAAAACACTGAGGCAAAAGCCAAGAATGCGGAGCTTGGTGCAGAAGGGGAAGAGCAGGAATCTGGGCCTCAGCCTGATCTGCCTGAACCTGAGTTCCCATTTCAGTATGATCCCTCTTACCGATCAGTCCAGGAAATAAGAGCACATCTTAAGGCCAAGGAAAGTGCAGACCCTGCAAATTGGTCTTGCACCTGCATCCAGTGTGAGCTTAAAATTGGCTCTGCAGAGTTTGAAGAGCTCCTTCTGCTAATGGACAAAATTCGTGATCCTTTTATCCACGAAATATCTAAAATTGCAATGGGTATGAGAACTGCTTCTCAGTTTACCCGAGATTTCATTCGAGATTCTGGTGTGGTCTCACTTATTGAAACCCTGATGAATTATCCTTCCTCCCGAGTTAGGACTAACTTTTTGGAGAATATGATCCACATGGCTCCACCTTATCCGAATCTAAACATGATTGAGACATTTATATGCCAAGTGTGTGAGGAAACCCTTGCACATGGTGTGAATTCACTTGAGCAGCTAACTGGAATAAGGATGCTTAGACATCTCACTATAACTACTGATTATCACACACTGATTGCCAATTATGTGTCTGGGTTTCTCACCTTACTGACCACAGGCAATGCAAGAACAAAGTTTCATGTTCTGAAAATGCTGTTGAACTTGTCTGAGAATCCTATGGTGGCAAAGAAACTATTCAGTGCCAAAGCTCTGTCAATATTTGTTGGTCTCTTCAACATAGAGGAGACAAACGATAACATTCAGATTGTTATCAAAATGTTTCAGAATATCAGTAATATTGTAAAAAGTGGAGCAATGTCTTTAATCGATGACGATTTCAGTCTTGAGCCGCTTGTTTCTGCATTCCATGAGTTTGAAGAGCTGGCTAAACGGCTGCAAATCCAAATAGACAATCAAAATGATCCCGAGGAGGGACAGTGA